From the genome of Deinococcus seoulensis:
CAGCAGGACGCCGCCGATCACCAGCGGCAGGTACGGGCGGACGTAGTTCAGGATGCGGCGCGTCAGGTGGGTGTCGAACCCTTTCTGGAAGGCGTCGGTGGCGTCGGGGCGGGTCATCGGGTCACCTGTTCGGGGGCGGGGGCGGCTTCGAGTTCGTCGGCGGCCTTCTCGGGGTCGAGGGGAGCTTCGTCGTCCGCGTCGAGGTCACTGGCGAGGCGTTGCAGGCGTTCGAGCTGGGCGTAGTGGCCGTTCTGTTCGATCAGGCCGTCGTGGGTGCCCTGTTCGGTCACGCGGCCGTCCTCGATGACCACGATCTGGTCGGCGTGTCGCAGGGTGCTGACGCGGTGCGCGATCAGGATCACGGTGCGGCCCGCGCTGATCTCGCGCAGGCCGTCCAGGATGCGGCGTTCGGTTTCGGTGTCCACGGCGCTCAGGGAGTCGTCGAGAATCAGGATGCGGGGTTCGCGGACGATGGCGCGGGCGATGGCGGTGCGTTGCCGCTGCCCGCCGCTGAGGGTCACGCCGCGCTCGCCGAGGCTGGTGCTGAACCCCTCGGGGAAGGCGTCGACGTCCTCGGTCAGTCCGGCGAGGCGGGCGGCCTCGCGCACGCGGGCGGGGTCGGGCGTCTGGGGAATGTCGTCGGGTGGGGGCGCGCCGACCACACTGATCTTCGTGGGGACCTCGGGCAGGTCGCGGTTGTCCAGGCCGAAGCCGATGTTGTTGGCGATGGTGTCGCTGAACAGGAACGGTTCCTGCGGGACCACGCTGATCGCGTCGCGCAGGGTGCGCAGCGGAATGACGCGCACGTCGTGGCCGTCCACCAGGACGCGCCCGTTGCTGGGGTCCATCGAGCGGGTCAGCAGTTGCGCCAGGACGGTCTTGCCGCTGCCGGTGGGGCCGGTGATGCCCAGGAACGTCCCGGCGGGCACGTGCAGGTTCACGCCGTTCAGGACGTTCTTCTCGCCGTAGCGCAGGGTGACGTTCTCGAAGGTCACGTCGCCGCGCACGGTGCGGATGGTCGGGTCGGTGCGGCCCGGCTCGTCCCGCACGAGCGGCTGCGCGTCGAACATCTCCTGCAGGCGCAGCCAGGAGGCCAGGCCGCGCTGCGTGACGCCCGTGATCCAGCCGACCATCAGCATCGGGAAGGTCAGGCGTTCCAGGGTCCCCACGAACTGCACGAACATCCCGACCGTGAAGGTGCTGTCCGGGGCGAGGATCAGGCGGCCGCCGACCAGCAGGATCAGCGCGAACGCGATGCCCAGCAGCAGGCTCATGAAGGACCGCAGCGGGCCGTCCACGCGGGTCAGGGCGATGTTGCGGCGCAGCAACTCCAGGTTCATGGCGCGGTAGTCGTCGATCTCGCGGTTCTCGATGGCGTAGCCCTTCACGACGCGCGCGCCGCTGAAGTTCTCCTGGGCGCGGGCGGCGATCAGCGAG
Proteins encoded in this window:
- a CDS encoding ABC transporter ATP-binding protein; translated protein: MDSFRTLIPYLRLHQRQYVIGLIAVVIANSVNLLPYYFIRLTIDGLTGQVDSDPATTGITLGTAGLYALGIVAAALTAGGFMLLMRRMIVVASRQTEYEIRRDLFANLQGLDKPYYDRARTGDLMNRLTGDLSAVREMLGFGAWQIVNIVSGFITAFSVMFSLSWQLTLIVLAIVPVIVGVLTYLARQINVRHRLAQEQNSLIAARAQENFSGARVVKGYAIENREIDDYRAMNLELLRRNIALTRVDGPLRSFMSLLLGIAFALILLVGGRLILAPDSTFTVGMFVQFVGTLERLTFPMLMVGWITGVTQRGLASWLRLQEMFDAQPLVRDEPGRTDPTIRTVRGDVTFENVTLRYGEKNVLNGVNLHVPAGTFLGITGPTGSGKTVLAQLLTRSMDPSNGRVLVDGHDVRVIPLRTLRDAISVVPQEPFLFSDTIANNIGFGLDNRDLPEVPTKISVVGAPPPDDIPQTPDPARVREAARLAGLTEDVDAFPEGFSTSLGERGVTLSGGQRQRTAIARAIVREPRILILDDSLSAVDTETERRILDGLREISAGRTVILIAHRVSTLRHADQIVVIEDGRVTEQGTHDGLIEQNGHYAQLERLQRLASDLDADDEAPLDPEKAADELEAAPAPEQVTR